The proteins below are encoded in one region of Bifidobacterium catenulatum DSM 16992 = JCM 1194 = LMG 11043:
- a CDS encoding TatD family hydrolase — protein sequence MSKHHRDRSWAPAPQPLPENAHVIDNHTHVASVVPFSQAMSHEAQEKGQPEVPVYSVDELLNQAQQVGVEGVIDCGCELPNLMTAIDMAREHSQTVHAAIAIHPNESVLHGHRGVPGPDGLPLKYKPWHDTSFEDAMAEVHRLAITYPNQVVAIGETGMDLFRTGEAAKELQREAFRAHIALAKELNLPMQIHDRDSHKEVIETLLADGAPERTVFHSYSGDAEMGEIARENGWYLSLSGTSSYKGNDGIRESARIVGLSHVMVETDAPYLSPMPYRGRTNAPYMIPYTLQSLANYLDKPLTEVAQATRKTTREVYGI from the coding sequence ATGAGCAAACACCATCGTGACCGCAGCTGGGCGCCAGCACCGCAACCACTTCCCGAGAACGCGCACGTCATCGACAACCACACGCATGTGGCGTCCGTCGTGCCGTTCTCGCAGGCCATGAGCCATGAAGCGCAAGAAAAAGGACAGCCGGAAGTCCCCGTATACAGCGTTGACGAACTGCTGAACCAAGCGCAACAAGTCGGCGTCGAAGGCGTCATTGACTGCGGATGCGAACTGCCGAACCTCATGACAGCCATCGACATGGCACGCGAACACTCCCAAACCGTTCACGCGGCCATCGCCATACACCCTAACGAATCCGTGCTCCACGGCCATCGTGGAGTGCCCGGACCAGACGGACTTCCGCTCAAATACAAACCCTGGCACGACACCAGCTTCGAAGACGCCATGGCCGAGGTGCACCGTCTCGCTATCACCTACCCCAATCAGGTTGTGGCCATAGGCGAAACCGGCATGGATCTCTTCCGGACCGGCGAAGCTGCCAAAGAACTTCAGAGGGAAGCTTTCCGCGCGCACATCGCGCTCGCCAAGGAATTGAACCTGCCCATGCAGATCCATGATCGCGATTCACACAAGGAAGTCATCGAAACGCTGCTGGCGGACGGCGCTCCCGAACGGACCGTGTTCCACAGCTATTCCGGTGATGCCGAAATGGGTGAGATCGCGCGTGAAAACGGTTGGTATCTCAGCCTTTCGGGCACATCCAGCTATAAGGGCAACGATGGTATACGCGAGTCGGCGCGCATTGTCGGATTGAGCCATGTCATGGTCGAAACCGATGCCCCCTACCTAAGTCCGATGCCGTATCGTGGCCGCACCAACGCGCCATACATGATCCCCTACACCCTGCAGTCGTTGGCGAATTATCTCGATAAACCGCTGACAGAAGTCGCGCAGGCAACACGAAAGACTACGCGCGAAGTGTATGGAATCTGA
- a CDS encoding glycoside hydrolase family 36 protein, whose translation MAAGMLNPLLPRQDGRLEWGNGVVSMLFDIAGDSPVRLCNVVGRGMIPIDGRLSDDGTPVVEKDPRPIVEVLAANTGSQDNRLALIATVAGSKLRFVSALASEPGQGSADPFRLEITQFASYADLEPKGREFESTASERDAAASAANPAPVTVCADPHEGLVVTSVFEAFPNLSAVRTHTRLQSAKQLPIEAVSSLNLTVPMRVNCGKVHRSNIFWGDAAWAVENDWRVRPLRDTQVRNRNQKINPGQSSSRFAMSSTSTWSTGVHEPAGIVQVEGSMRRARDFSVMWQIEHNGPWEWEVGEDDPGLHISAFGPEYQNHGWFTNLGEGNDFESVPVSFAIAAGDWQQAVAEMTLQRRALRVAKARELGRAEQFKRTQGLVVYNDYMNTLFGDPRIEKELPLIEGAASVGADIFCIDAGWYDSTDGGWWDMVGEWQASTNRFGDAGLRGLAENIRAHGMGLGLWLEPEVIGAKSPLASTLPDSAFFQRHGVRVCDSGRYLLDFRSPEAREHVTRTVDRLIDDFGAVFFKFDYNTIPGVGTDLNTESVGDGLLEHCRAYLDWLDDLRRRHPDVMIENCGSGAMRADYVQLSRLDLQSTSDQCDPLIYAAIAAGAGMTILPEQQGNWGYAQQEMDDETAVFTLATGVLGRLYLSGFIDRMTEPRLSLVRDAIALHRCVLADQQHMVPFWPSGLPDFDGDWLTVGLRHVETDMCDEHVLGCDASNGQNADPSNRQNDQQIQQEDKPDYIIVWRRGGTPSVNIPLEAGRTIEQVFPNPDEPDHAPDAEPWTIERMDPETVRLNATTSKRPSARIFAIRRRG comes from the coding sequence ATGGCAGCCGGCATGTTGAACCCTCTACTTCCTCGTCAGGATGGACGTCTCGAATGGGGCAATGGTGTGGTGTCCATGCTGTTCGACATCGCGGGGGATTCTCCCGTCCGCCTATGCAACGTTGTAGGGCGAGGCATGATCCCCATTGACGGTCGCCTGTCCGATGATGGAACGCCTGTAGTGGAAAAAGATCCCCGCCCGATCGTGGAGGTGCTCGCCGCGAACACCGGTTCGCAAGACAACCGCCTCGCGCTGATCGCCACGGTCGCCGGTAGCAAACTACGCTTCGTTTCCGCGCTCGCGTCCGAACCGGGACAGGGTTCCGCCGATCCGTTCCGTTTGGAGATCACGCAATTCGCGTCGTATGCCGATCTTGAGCCGAAAGGCCGCGAATTCGAGTCGACCGCCAGTGAGCGCGATGCGGCTGCCTCTGCTGCGAATCCCGCGCCTGTAACGGTTTGTGCCGACCCGCATGAGGGTCTGGTGGTCACCTCCGTGTTCGAAGCGTTCCCTAATCTTTCCGCGGTGCGCACGCACACGCGCCTGCAATCCGCCAAACAACTGCCGATTGAAGCGGTGTCGTCGCTGAACCTGACCGTTCCCATGCGCGTCAACTGCGGCAAAGTCCATCGTTCGAATATTTTCTGGGGCGACGCTGCCTGGGCCGTGGAAAACGATTGGCGCGTCCGCCCGCTGCGAGACACCCAGGTGCGCAACCGCAACCAGAAAATCAATCCAGGCCAGTCCAGCTCGCGATTCGCCATGAGCTCCACCTCCACATGGAGCACAGGGGTGCATGAGCCGGCCGGTATCGTACAGGTCGAAGGTTCCATGCGCCGCGCCCGCGACTTCTCCGTAATGTGGCAGATTGAGCATAATGGCCCGTGGGAGTGGGAGGTCGGTGAGGATGATCCCGGTCTGCACATCAGTGCATTCGGACCGGAATATCAGAATCACGGCTGGTTCACCAACCTTGGTGAGGGCAATGATTTCGAGTCGGTTCCCGTGTCGTTCGCCATCGCGGCCGGCGATTGGCAGCAGGCCGTCGCCGAAATGACGTTGCAGCGTCGCGCATTGCGCGTTGCCAAAGCCCGCGAACTGGGTCGTGCCGAGCAGTTCAAGCGTACGCAAGGTCTCGTTGTCTATAACGATTACATGAACACGCTGTTCGGTGACCCACGTATTGAGAAGGAACTGCCGCTGATCGAAGGCGCGGCAAGCGTTGGCGCGGATATTTTCTGCATCGACGCCGGCTGGTACGACAGCACGGACGGCGGCTGGTGGGATATGGTCGGCGAATGGCAGGCTTCCACCAACCGTTTCGGCGACGCCGGTTTGCGCGGTCTTGCCGAAAACATCCGTGCGCACGGCATGGGCTTGGGCCTGTGGCTCGAACCTGAAGTGATCGGTGCGAAATCGCCGTTGGCAAGCACGCTGCCGGATTCTGCGTTCTTCCAACGCCATGGCGTGCGTGTGTGTGATTCGGGTCGATATTTGCTTGATTTCCGTTCCCCCGAAGCGCGTGAGCATGTTACGCGTACCGTTGATCGTCTGATCGACGATTTCGGCGCGGTGTTCTTCAAGTTCGACTACAACACCATTCCCGGCGTCGGCACTGATTTGAATACCGAATCCGTTGGCGACGGCTTGCTTGAGCATTGCCGCGCATATTTGGATTGGCTCGACGATTTGCGTCGTCGTCACCCGGATGTGATGATCGAAAATTGCGGCTCCGGCGCCATGCGTGCCGATTATGTGCAGTTGTCCCGCTTGGATCTGCAATCCACTTCCGACCAATGCGATCCGCTGATTTACGCGGCTATCGCGGCCGGAGCGGGCATGACGATTCTGCCGGAACAGCAGGGGAATTGGGGCTACGCCCAGCAGGAGATGGACGATGAGACGGCTGTTTTCACGCTCGCCACGGGCGTGCTCGGCAGACTGTATCTGTCTGGTTTCATCGACCGCATGACCGAGCCGCGTCTTTCGCTCGTTCGCGACGCCATCGCCTTACATCGTTGTGTACTTGCCGACCAGCAGCATATGGTGCCGTTCTGGCCGTCTGGACTTCCTGATTTTGACGGCGATTGGCTTACCGTCGGTTTGCGCCACGTCGAAACGGATATGTGCGACGAGCATGTGCTCGGTTGTGACGCCTCGAACGGGCAGAACGCCGATCCGTCCAATCGGCAGAACGACCAGCAGATTCAGCAGGAAGACAAACCCGATTACATCATCGTATGGCGTCGCGGAGGCACCCCCTCGGTGAACATACCGCTGGAAGCCGGCAGGACCATCGAGCAGGTCTTCCCGAATCCGGATGAACCCGATCATGCTCCGGACGCCGAACCGTGGACCATCGAACGCATGGATCCGGAAACGGTGCGCCTGAACGCAACCACTTCCAAGCGTCCATCCGCCCGAATTTTCGCGATTCGCCGCCGCGGTTGA